In Burkholderia sp. GAS332, one DNA window encodes the following:
- a CDS encoding rod shape-determining protein MreB — MFGFLRSYFSNDLAIDLGTANTLIYMRGKGIVLDEPSVVSIRQEGGPNGKKTIQAVGKEAKQMLGKVPGNIEAIRPMKDGVIADFTVTEQMIKQFIKTAHESRMFSPSPRIIICVPCGSTQVERRAIKEAAHGAGASQVYLIEEPMAAAIGAGLPVSEATGSMVVDIGGGTTEVGVISLGGIVYKGSVRVGGDKFDEAIVNYIRRNYGMLIGEQTAEAIKKEIGSAFPGSEVKEMEVKGRNLSEGIPRSFTISSNEILEALTDPLNQIVSSVKIALEQTPPELGADIAERGMMLTGGGALLRDLDRLLAEETGLPVLVAEDPLTCVVRGSGMALERMDKLGSIFSYE; from the coding sequence ATGTTCGGTTTTCTTCGCAGCTACTTCTCCAACGACCTGGCGATTGACCTTGGCACTGCCAACACGCTCATTTACATGCGTGGCAAGGGTATCGTTCTAGATGAACCGTCGGTGGTCTCGATCCGCCAGGAAGGCGGTCCCAACGGTAAGAAAACCATTCAGGCAGTCGGCAAGGAAGCCAAGCAGATGCTTGGTAAGGTGCCGGGCAACATCGAGGCGATCCGCCCGATGAAAGACGGCGTGATCGCCGACTTCACCGTCACCGAACAGATGATCAAGCAGTTCATCAAAACTGCTCACGAATCGCGTATGTTCTCGCCGTCGCCGCGCATCATCATCTGCGTGCCCTGCGGTTCGACCCAGGTCGAGCGTCGCGCGATTAAAGAAGCCGCGCACGGCGCGGGCGCTTCGCAGGTGTACCTCATTGAAGAACCCATGGCAGCGGCAATCGGCGCGGGCCTGCCGGTGTCGGAAGCCACCGGTTCGATGGTCGTCGATATCGGCGGCGGCACGACCGAAGTCGGCGTGATCTCGCTCGGCGGCATCGTGTACAAGGGTTCGGTGCGCGTAGGCGGCGACAAGTTCGACGAAGCCATCGTCAACTACATCCGCCGCAACTACGGCATGCTGATCGGCGAACAAACCGCAGAAGCCATCAAGAAAGAAATCGGTTCCGCGTTCCCGGGTTCCGAAGTCAAGGAAATGGAAGTGAAGGGCCGCAATCTGTCGGAAGGCATTCCGCGCAGCTTCACGATCTCCAGCAACGAAATCCTCGAAGCCCTCACCGATCCGCTGAACCAGATCGTGTCGTCGGTGAAGATCGCGCTCGAACAAACGCCGCCGGAACTGGGCGCCGACATCGCCGAGCGCGGCATGATGCTCACGGGCGGTGGCGCACTGCTGCGCGATCTGGACCGCCTGCTCGCCGAAGAAACCGGGCTGCCGGTGCTCGTCGCCGAAGACCCGCTGACCTGCGTTGTGCGCGGCTCGGGCATGGCGCTCGAACGCATGGACAAGCTGGGCAGCATCTTCTCGTACGAGTAA
- a CDS encoding rod shape-determining protein MreC — MEYSPPPLFKQGPSALARLVFFVVLALALLISDARFKTLEIVRGVLGAGLYPLQRAALVPRDIFMGAADLAVTSATLRQENDKLRTKDLQLSQQANTAAELAAENAHLRALLQLSQRSTTQSLPAEIQYDTRDPFTQKVVIGRGAQQGVQDGSPVVNEDGVIGQVTRVFPLQSEVTLLTDKDQAVPVQIVRTGLRSVIYGTPKGDTLDLRFVPISADVQTGDELVTSGLDGVYPPGLPVAKVVRVDKQADTAFARVICLPVAPVRGARQLLVLHYLNNVPPRPAEEPDAATTAKDAKDAKTKKVGKPTDSKAVADKSAAKTAEKPAAVAKPAEKPTAAAKATEKPSAKATAAEKKAAAEKKPAADNKSTKPQATPGAQP, encoded by the coding sequence ATGGAATACAGTCCGCCGCCCCTGTTCAAGCAAGGCCCGTCCGCCCTCGCACGGCTGGTGTTTTTCGTCGTGCTGGCGCTCGCCCTGCTGATCTCCGACGCACGCTTCAAAACGCTCGAAATCGTTCGTGGCGTGCTCGGCGCGGGTCTTTATCCGTTGCAACGCGCCGCCCTCGTGCCGCGCGACATCTTCATGGGCGCGGCCGACCTGGCCGTGACCAGCGCCACGCTGCGCCAAGAGAACGACAAGCTGCGCACCAAAGATCTTCAGCTCTCGCAACAAGCCAATACGGCCGCCGAACTGGCGGCCGAAAACGCCCATTTGCGCGCGCTGCTGCAACTCTCGCAGCGCTCGACCACGCAATCGCTGCCCGCCGAAATCCAGTACGACACGCGCGATCCGTTCACGCAGAAGGTCGTAATCGGCCGCGGCGCCCAGCAAGGCGTCCAGGACGGTTCGCCGGTCGTCAATGAAGACGGCGTGATCGGTCAGGTCACGCGCGTATTCCCGCTGCAATCCGAAGTGACGCTGCTCACCGACAAGGACCAGGCGGTGCCCGTGCAGATCGTGCGCACCGGCTTGCGCAGCGTGATTTACGGCACCCCGAAGGGCGATACACTCGATCTGCGTTTCGTCCCGATTAGCGCCGACGTGCAAACCGGCGACGAACTCGTCACCAGCGGACTCGACGGCGTTTATCCGCCGGGGCTGCCGGTCGCTAAGGTCGTACGGGTCGACAAACAGGCCGATACGGCATTCGCGCGCGTGATCTGCTTGCCGGTGGCGCCCGTGCGCGGCGCGCGTCAGTTGCTGGTGCTGCACTACCTGAACAACGTGCCGCCGCGTCCGGCGGAAGAGCCCGATGCGGCCACGACCGCCAAGGACGCCAAGGACGCAAAAACGAAGAAGGTCGGCAAACCCACGGACAGCAAGGCCGTTGCGGATAAATCCGCCGCTAAGACCGCTGAAAAGCCCGCCGCCGTTGCGAAGCCTGCTGAAAAGCCCACTGCAGCTGCCAAGGCAACTGAAAAACCGTCGGCCAAAGCCACCGCCGCGGAAAAGAAAGCCGCCGCCGAGAAGAAACCGGCCGCTGACAACAAGAGCACGAAGCCGCAAGCCACGCCGGGGGCCCAGCCATGA
- a CDS encoding rod shape-determining protein MreD encodes MNRPQYILQPVNPYFISFSLAAAFLLNLMPWGRLAGVPDFVALVLLFWNVHQPRKVGMGIAFFLGLLMDVHNASLLGEHALAYTLLSYGAITIHRRVLWMSLGVQTFAVMPLLVVAQLVPFVIRLLTGAAFPGWGYLIDGFVEAALWPVASVLLLMPQRRPADPDDTRPI; translated from the coding sequence ATGAACCGTCCGCAATACATCCTGCAGCCGGTCAATCCCTACTTCATCTCGTTCAGCCTCGCCGCGGCCTTCTTGCTGAACCTGATGCCGTGGGGGCGCCTTGCCGGCGTGCCGGACTTCGTGGCGCTCGTGTTGCTGTTCTGGAACGTGCACCAGCCGCGCAAGGTCGGCATGGGTATCGCGTTCTTTCTCGGCTTGCTGATGGACGTGCACAACGCCAGCCTGCTCGGCGAGCACGCGCTGGCGTATACGTTGTTGTCGTATGGCGCGATTACGATCCATCGCCGGGTGCTGTGGATGTCACTCGGCGTGCAGACCTTCGCGGTGATGCCACTGCTGGTCGTCGCGCAACTGGTGCCGTTCGTGATCCGTCTGCTGACGGGCGCGGCGTTTCCGGGCTGGGGTTACCTGATCGACGGCTTCGTCGAAGCCGCGCTGTGGCCGGTTGCCAGCGTGCTGCTGCTGATGCCGCAGCGCCGCCCGGCTGATCCGGACGATACGCGGCCGATTTAA
- a CDS encoding peptidoglycan glycosyltransferase /cell elongation-specific peptidoglycan D,D-transpeptidase has product MTEFKDTQQQLSKFRLRVAAAGVFVFVCFGLIGVRFLFLQVWHYSKYSLQADENRISVAPIVPNRGIITDRNGVVLAKNYSAYTLEITPSKLNDSLENVIDNLATVISIDARDRRRFKKLQEDSKNFESLPIRTRLTDDEVARFTAQRFRFPGVEVRARLFRQYPLGPTAAHVIGYIGRISQRDQDRIDDASDQNDSDPDHYDPRLDANNYKGTDYIGKIGVEQSYETELHGQTGFEEVEVTAGGRPVRTLSRTQATPGNNLELSIDIGLQQVAEQAFAGRRGALVAIEPATGDVLAFVSAPSFDPNSFVDGIDQQTWDELNNSPDHPLLNRPLHGTYPPGSTYKPFMALAALTLHKRTPGWGFQDPGSYTFGGHTFRNDVRSGQGWVDMNRAIVVSNDTYFYMLAHDLGVNNIANFMKPWGFGQITGIDISGEARGILPSTEWKRKAYRKPEQQRWYEGETISLGIGQGYNSFTILQLAHATATLANNGIVMKPHLVRDIENPITKETRPVVRDPSDKIAVKQSDIDFIKHAMEGVVTNGTASKVFIGAQYQAAAKTGTAQVYSLQGANYKGHAIAEHLRDHALFIAFAPAEQPKIAIALIVENGGWGAEAAGPIARRVLDYYLVGKNKPGAEAAAVAAAASATQDASAPEVGGAPAPLDVAQPVKIAAGFTALPIPGAASAAAAASAAAAASSAAAASAPTAAASGASAAVGVSASASATAKNPATRKSGVPHKPRPSSEPVPTAAAPSRDDSIQPTSPRQPVSGGIDE; this is encoded by the coding sequence ATGACCGAATTCAAGGACACTCAGCAACAGCTCTCGAAGTTCCGCCTGCGGGTCGCGGCGGCGGGCGTGTTCGTGTTCGTCTGCTTCGGGCTGATCGGTGTCCGTTTCCTGTTCCTGCAGGTCTGGCACTACAGCAAGTACTCGCTGCAAGCCGACGAAAACCGCATCTCGGTCGCACCGATCGTGCCGAACCGCGGCATCATCACCGACCGTAACGGCGTGGTGCTGGCCAAGAACTACTCGGCGTATACGCTCGAAATCACGCCCTCGAAGCTGAACGATTCGCTCGAAAACGTGATCGACAATCTGGCGACCGTGATTTCGATCGATGCACGCGACCGGCGCCGCTTCAAGAAGCTGCAGGAAGACTCGAAAAACTTCGAGAGCCTGCCGATCCGCACCCGCCTCACCGACGACGAAGTCGCGCGCTTCACTGCACAACGCTTCCGCTTTCCGGGCGTGGAAGTGCGCGCGCGCCTGTTCCGCCAGTACCCGCTCGGACCGACCGCGGCGCACGTGATCGGCTATATCGGCCGGATTTCGCAGCGCGATCAGGACCGCATCGACGACGCCAGCGACCAGAACGACAGCGATCCGGACCACTACGATCCGCGCCTCGACGCCAACAACTACAAGGGCACCGACTACATCGGCAAGATCGGCGTCGAGCAGAGCTACGAGACGGAACTGCACGGCCAGACCGGTTTTGAGGAAGTCGAAGTGACCGCGGGCGGGCGACCCGTGCGCACGCTGTCGCGCACCCAGGCAACGCCGGGCAATAACCTCGAGCTGTCGATCGACATCGGCCTGCAGCAGGTCGCCGAGCAGGCCTTCGCGGGGCGCCGCGGGGCGCTGGTCGCGATCGAACCGGCAACCGGCGACGTGCTCGCGTTCGTGTCGGCACCGAGCTTCGATCCGAATTCGTTTGTCGACGGTATCGATCAGCAGACCTGGGACGAGCTCAACAACTCGCCCGACCATCCGCTCCTGAACCGCCCTCTGCATGGCACCTATCCGCCGGGTTCGACCTACAAGCCGTTCATGGCGCTCGCCGCGCTGACGCTGCATAAGCGCACGCCGGGCTGGGGCTTCCAGGATCCGGGCTCGTACACCTTCGGCGGCCATACGTTCCGCAACGACGTGCGCTCGGGCCAGGGCTGGGTCGACATGAACCGCGCGATCGTGGTGTCGAACGACACGTATTTCTACATGCTTGCGCACGATCTGGGCGTCAACAATATCGCCAACTTCATGAAGCCTTGGGGCTTCGGCCAGATCACCGGCATCGACATTTCGGGCGAAGCGCGCGGCATCCTGCCGTCGACGGAATGGAAGCGCAAGGCGTACCGCAAGCCCGAACAGCAGCGCTGGTATGAAGGTGAAACGATCAGTCTGGGCATCGGCCAGGGCTATAACTCGTTCACCATTCTGCAACTCGCCCACGCCACGGCCACGCTCGCCAACAACGGCATCGTGATGAAGCCGCACCTCGTGCGCGACATCGAAAACCCGATCACCAAAGAGACGCGCCCAGTCGTGCGCGATCCGAGCGACAAGATCGCCGTGAAGCAATCGGACATCGACTTCATCAAGCATGCGATGGAAGGCGTCGTGACCAACGGGACGGCGTCGAAGGTGTTCATCGGGGCACAGTATCAGGCTGCCGCCAAGACCGGCACGGCACAGGTGTATTCGTTGCAAGGCGCAAACTACAAGGGCCACGCGATCGCCGAACATCTGCGCGACCACGCGCTGTTCATCGCGTTCGCGCCTGCCGAACAGCCCAAGATCGCGATCGCACTGATCGTCGAAAACGGCGGCTGGGGCGCGGAAGCGGCCGGCCCGATCGCGCGGCGTGTGCTCGACTACTACCTGGTCGGGAAGAACAAGCCCGGCGCTGAAGCGGCGGCTGTCGCGGCAGCGGCCTCGGCGACCCAGGATGCGTCCGCACCTGAAGTGGGTGGCGCACCTGCGCCGCTAGACGTGGCGCAGCCGGTCAAGATCGCCGCGGGATTCACGGCACTGCCGATTCCGGGTGCGGCTTCGGCAGCAGCGGCGGCTTCTGCTGCGGCGGCGGCATCCTCTGCGGCCGCTGCATCGGCACCTACGGCGGCGGCTTCCGGTGCGTCGGCGGCCGTTGGCGTTTCGGCATCCGCGTCCGCCACCGCAAAGAACCCGGCGACGCGTAAATCCGGCGTCCCGCACAAACCCCGCCCGAGCAGCGAACCGGTGCCGACCGCCGCCGCCCCGTCGCGGGATGACAGCATTCAGCCTACGTCGCCACGCCAGCCGGTTTCCGGCGGCATCGACGAGTAA
- a CDS encoding cell elongation-specific peptidoglycan biosynthesis regulator RodA → MQFDKRAWLDRIKRMFVGFDRPLALIVFLLLCVGIVTLYSATLDMPGRVEDQLRNIMLTFVLMWALANVPPTTLMRFALPLYTFGIALLVAVAMFGLTRKGAKRWINVGVVIQPSEILKIATPLMLAWYYQRREGVMRWYDFLVGFLILIVPVGLIAKQPDLGTAVLVFAAGFFVIYFAGLSFKLIVPVLIAGVIAVASIAAFQDKICQPEVQWPLMHDYQKHRICTLLDPTSDPLGKGFHTIQAVIAIGSGGPLGKGWLKGTQAHLEFIPEKHTDFIFAVFSEEFGLAGGIVLLTLYMLLIARGLFIAANGATLFGRLLAGSLTMAFFTYAFVNIGMVSGILPVVGVPLPFMSYGGTALTTLGVAIGLIMSVARQKRLMQS, encoded by the coding sequence ATGCAATTCGACAAGCGCGCCTGGCTCGACCGCATCAAGCGGATGTTCGTGGGCTTCGACCGGCCACTCGCCCTGATCGTGTTTCTGCTCCTGTGCGTCGGCATCGTCACGCTATACAGCGCGACGCTGGACATGCCCGGCCGGGTGGAAGACCAACTGCGCAACATCATGCTGACGTTCGTGCTGATGTGGGCACTGGCCAATGTGCCGCCCACCACGCTGATGCGCTTCGCGCTCCCGCTCTATACATTCGGGATCGCGTTACTGGTTGCCGTGGCGATGTTCGGCCTCACGCGCAAGGGTGCGAAGCGCTGGATCAATGTCGGCGTGGTGATCCAGCCGTCGGAGATTCTGAAGATCGCCACACCGCTCATGCTCGCCTGGTACTACCAGCGCCGCGAAGGCGTCATGCGCTGGTACGACTTTCTGGTCGGCTTCCTGATCCTGATCGTCCCGGTCGGTTTGATCGCCAAGCAGCCTGACCTTGGCACCGCCGTGCTGGTGTTCGCGGCCGGCTTTTTCGTGATCTATTTCGCGGGGCTCAGTTTCAAGCTGATCGTACCGGTGCTGATTGCGGGGGTGATCGCAGTCGCTTCGATCGCGGCGTTCCAGGACAAGATCTGTCAGCCGGAAGTGCAGTGGCCGCTGATGCACGACTATCAGAAGCATCGTATCTGTACGCTGCTTGATCCGACGTCCGATCCGCTCGGCAAAGGTTTCCACACGATCCAGGCGGTGATTGCAATCGGCTCGGGCGGCCCACTCGGCAAGGGCTGGCTCAAGGGTACCCAGGCCCACCTGGAGTTCATCCCTGAGAAGCACACCGACTTCATCTTCGCGGTATTTTCCGAGGAGTTCGGGCTGGCGGGCGGGATCGTGCTGCTCACGCTTTATATGCTGCTGATCGCGCGCGGGCTGTTTATCGCGGCGAATGGGGCGACGCTGTTTGGGCGGCTGCTGGCCGGATCGCTGACGATGGCGTTCTTCACCTACGCGTTCGTCAACATCGGCATGGTGAGCGGGATCTTGCCGGTGGTGGGCGTGCCGCTGCCATTCATGAGTTACGGCGGGACTGCGCTGACTACGCTAGGGGTCGCGATCGGCCTCATCATGAGCGTCGCGCGGCAGAAGCGGTTGATGCAGAGTTAG
- a CDS encoding TPR repeat yields the protein MTGMVQCVAVRLVVAAALMANVTAYAQDSRVAKSSDPETQTAVADYNAGNLAQALAEFHKAAERGSRLAEFNYAMMLLNGEGTRANVDEGKKWLRKAADANMSHAQYVYGKMYDDGEFVGRDPVEAHRWFLKAAQQGHVQAELALANQFLDGRGTARDNQQAFVWYKKAAQGGDMTAQYVTGSFYERGGDGVDKNLNVARAYYAAAAAQGDPAAKLKYQQLSAQLRDQHEVKPQ from the coding sequence ATGACGGGGATGGTGCAGTGCGTCGCGGTGCGTCTGGTGGTTGCAGCGGCGTTGATGGCGAATGTGACGGCGTATGCGCAGGACAGTCGCGTCGCGAAGTCGAGCGATCCGGAGACGCAAACCGCGGTCGCCGATTACAACGCCGGCAATCTGGCTCAGGCGCTCGCCGAGTTCCATAAAGCGGCCGAGCGCGGCAGCCGGCTTGCCGAGTTCAACTACGCGATGATGCTGCTCAACGGCGAAGGCACCCGAGCCAACGTCGACGAAGGCAAGAAGTGGCTGCGCAAAGCCGCCGACGCCAACATGTCGCACGCGCAGTACGTGTACGGCAAGATGTACGACGATGGCGAGTTCGTTGGACGTGATCCGGTCGAGGCGCATCGCTGGTTCCTGAAGGCCGCGCAGCAGGGGCACGTGCAGGCCGAACTCGCGCTGGCCAACCAGTTCCTCGATGGCCGCGGCACGGCGCGCGATAACCAGCAGGCGTTCGTCTGGTACAAGAAGGCCGCGCAAGGCGGCGATATGACCGCGCAGTATGTGACCGGTTCGTTCTATGAGCGCGGTGGCGACGGCGTGGACAAGAATCTGAACGTGGCGCGTGCGTACTACGCGGCAGCGGCGGCACAGGGCGATCCGGCGGCGAAGCTCAAGTATCAGCAACTGAGCGCGCAATTGCGGGATCAACACGAGGTCAAACCGCAGTAA